A window of Punica granatum isolate Tunisia-2019 chromosome 8, ASM765513v2, whole genome shotgun sequence genomic DNA:
GTTAAGTCAAACTAAGAACTGTTCTGCCGGCTTGGGGTGCAGTGGGGGGCAAGGGGAGAGACAGGTTTGTGGACCCCACAAACGggcaaatttatttttgtcttcttctacaatcaaaatcacaatcaCCAATTCttaactttaactccgaaaacaaacgcatgGTTAATATCTAAATGGTTCAGAACTCTTCATCTTTTCAAATCGGTATATCTTCCCCCTCTCTCCTCCCACTCTTCACTAGCGCTTCACTTAGCCCTGTCCCTCACCTCCCCCTGCCAATCGGTGACTCGTGCTCCCTGACGACGTATGACCGCTGTaacatctctctcttcttctttctctttccactgaaTCTACATTAACCTATGCaatctgtctctctctccccccttcGAGTTCGAATTGAATATGGACTGGATCATGAGCTTTGACACTGCCATGAGCTTCAACCCTCCAACCTCCCCTTCTTTCTGCGAGGAAGATTGAGGTGCAAGGCTCGAGGTCAATCCAAGTCCGAGTCGAGAATCCAATGAGAGAGGGGCAGACTAGGGGTGGGGGAAAGAGAGAGTTAAAGAGAGCGAGAGTGCAAAGTCGGAGGAGTATACATTCCGACAAAGACAAGGAGTTTTGACTTCATACACAGACACGCAGTTGGAAGTCTGAATGCCCATGCTAGAGGGAACGGGGTGGGGCTAGTTGAGCGTTCTACAGATTTGTAGGATAGGAGCAAGGAGgatgagagagagggagatgagactcatttgaaaatattaaaattttgggCTTTTCGAAATTGAGTGTAAAACCACCTTGTCGACGCGTCATTCATCAAATgattggatcaagaatgatgtAGAGGATTAGATTCATCTAATAATTTATCCAAACACCTGGATCACTGCTCCCTTGGTCGGGATATTGTGAGACCCCCGGGACTGTAAGATGAGGGAGCATCGAGGTGGGACCATACATAGTTTTGCTGTGCCGCAGGAATGATTCGACTGTCGTACACGTCATTGTAACTGAGACTACGTGTGCTCACATGTCATCTTAACTAATTAGGCTGCGTGTGGTTGATTGCGTTTTGCTTGTGTTCACAGGGAAACCTTTGAGCTACTTAGATCAGAGCTGCCTGTTGAGCTGACATTGTCGATTTTCGGTTCGTAACGCGTGGAAACAATGCATCCCTTCTCTTCGCCAGAAATGCAAGAGCGACTTACGTGTTTATGACAGTTATGCACGACAAGACAGGAGTAAACTTATCATCCTATTTTGAGGAACTAATTGCGAGCTATGATTgttaattaaagttaaatcGTCGTTTTCTTTACTTCCAAGACCTGCCTTTGCTCTTGGACACCTTCTTTTATGGCCTCAAAGAAATATTAGTACATATTATTTGTATTAGGACGATCCATAAAGTTCTTGGGACAAAATACGTCATAGCAGTTCAcgtgaaaaattttataagaTTAGACAGAAGAGAGGTCAACAACTCCGAAAATCGGACAATTTTCATACCACACTATTGGGTAGTTTTGCGGTtctggccttttttttttgtttcctcttttctttggTAGGtcctattttaatttattaactgGGAAGAAAAAGGGAACGAGACCATGATAGTTCATAGTTCTTTCCAAAATGAAGGTAtgggaaaatttttatttggaatgaaaaaaattgagataaccaatatgaattgattcaagcggttcgacgtttatttctcttaaataagGTTTCAGTTCGAATTcatgtgaatgcagaaaatccacgcTGTGAGAGCTTTACTCCTTAATAGGTCGATCCGGCTTTACTGGATTAGTTTGTGCTCAATTGGATTTTCGGATACTATGGTTtatactgaaaaaaaaatattgagatTGGAAGTGCAGCTCACTGATACATGATGTTTTCGTTTgtgaatttataaattttatattcgaTTATCATAGTGAATTTATACATAATCTTTTATTAGATTCTCTATTTTCTATTGTTTTTATAGTAGATCCATAATCCTCCACCTTAATTGGTAAAAAGTGtgggaaaaaaatttaaagttaaGGAGTAGGCATCCCACCAAAAGGAACCAAATTTATTTGCTGTGATACATATGAgccaaataattaatatacaGAACATCCACGTCGTATCTCCTGCAGTGGGATAACTAAATCAACCAAAACAATACAagacatcatcatcatcagttATCCTTAACACATATTTATTGACAAATTAAATATCAAACAATAATCccaaaaaagtttaaaaaaattacgaaCATCATATTCAAGGAGAACAAACATCCCAACCGTGTGATCAGTGAATAAACGGCTTGAAGATGCTCACAACCTTCTTGATTTGATCGCTAAGCGAAGCATAGGATGCCGTTCCATCATTTCCAGCGAGTATTCTGTATTTGTCTTTCCTTGTGAAGTTGGTGCACTCGAACCCTAGCGTTGCTGCTAGGATCCTCTGCACGTAATTCGCCACATCATATGGGCTCTTACCTGCCGAGCAAGTTGCCTCAGTGGGTAGCTGGTTTAGGAAGGTTACTTCGTagacgggtcgagggttcatGAAGAAGAATATCGGATCCAAGCCCTTCCAACCTCGAGCGGTTGTTGCATGGAAGAACCCTACCCGATAGTTCATTGCCACCGGCACTATTCTATCTGTCAATTCAGCAAAAAGTGCACTAAACCTCAGGAGAAATGGTTCCCGGCATGTTGTTCCTTCTGGACACACTGCTAGGTCGCCTTTTTCAAGTTGACGCTTAATCTGTTGGGCATCGACTTCTCGGTTTCTTGACAGCCGGACGGTTGGAATAGGGGATAGGATCTCCGAAAGACGGGAGATGGAGTAAGTCACTGCTGGAACCTTACGCCCCAGTGCCGTGGATAGGACAACCGGATCCATCAATGTACGATGAGTGCAAACAAAGAGAACGCCAGAGTTGCCATGGGACCCGGGAGGTGCCGGTGGCTTTCCCTTCACAATCATTCCGCCCCCGAATATAGGAGTCACATACGGGATCACTTTCATCGGCAAGATTAAACCAATAAAAATGCGAATAAATGCAAGGATTATGCCCAGAGGTATCCACAATAGGATCACGAGGGCTGTGAAGGGCATCGGCCTCTTGACTAGGCGGCCGTCATGGAAGATGACCGGAAGAGGACGTAGATCTTGCCGATCTAGCCTCGCTTTTGAAGTATACGGTGGATACAACGTTTCCTATGTCAATAACAGATAATTTATGTTAGCAAATCTGtgggaaataaaaaatagtggCGGCCAACTTACATATTATGGTAACCTAATTGAAAGGGTCAAGAGAGAAAACATATTCCAATGAAGATTGACATTCTTCTCATCGAATATAGGCTATTCCGTAATATAAAGTTATAACATATGTGAACTCACCTTGCATGGAGGCAAACAACAACCTGGTTCTGGCCTTCGCAACCCCACTATTATGGGCTGGTCCTCGCTGCTTAACACCTGAGCAGCCTGATTCGAGATGACACTCATCTCACCCTTGATGAAACCGGTGGCATACCCAAACCGGTTAACGACAAGTTCACTCCCGACAACTTCATCGGCCAACAAGTGGTCCCTCACGAACCACTCCACCATAATGCGCGGAGTCTTGGTTATGACGACTCTCTTCCCATAGGAGCTGAAGACCTTCCAAGCATCCATGTTCACGTCGTCCATGTAGAACTTTGGCAAGACTGCCCTCGCCACCGACTCGATCTCCGACATGCGGACGCCAGAGACCGCTACAAAGATAATCAGCCTGAGGCCAGCATCCCCCTGCCCCAATGCTTCCAGCACCCGAATCACCGGCCACATCAATAGCAGCAGCGCAAAACGTATGATCCCCGAAGCCTCGAAAGCTACAAGCATGAAGTAGGAGAAGGGGTCCGGGTCCTTCAGAAGCGTGCCTTCAAACTCAGAAACAACAGTTGTCATCTTGGATTCTTCTCGATGCATAGCTCGATATATGGCCGATGACAACTTCCCGTATCGCACTTCAAAGTTTATGTGGAGCTATcaaatccttttttttaccCTTTCCTTCTTGATCTCTTTGGAAGGGAGGAAGAATGCTGGAATGAAAGGTGTTAAATTAGGGTTTATAAGGGAACAAATATTGCACTTAcaatttgactttcttctCACAGAGGAATTTGGCCGCTCATCAGCTCACCCACCCCTTTTATAGGGGCTTCCCTTCTCATTGACATCGATTTATAtacaatttataattattttattcttgaaCTAAGGCTATAGGTACGTATAATATCGCCAAGTTTTCCCGCGAAGATAGTTTGATTAAGCTCAACAActtgtttttattttgttttgctgaactttttataatatatatatatatgtatgtatgtatgtatgcataaGTTCATCTATCTATGCCACATGTCGACCTGAGAAAGCGTGTAAACATGTGTAGGTTACTAACCCACGGAGAGATTTTTGATATTTGATGGTCTTATATAAAACCTTATGACTACATATATACCTCTATGTCAAAATAAGCGTCCACGTATACATGCGTATAAGAGGACCTGTCTGAGAAGTTCCTGTTTcttttttgtgtgtgtgtgtttagATTACTATTTCTGCGGATTTCTGGTTTTTCTGTTTGTTCGGTGGAGGTGTCACCTATTTTTCCGGCTGCCGGCTACGTATTCCATATTTTGCTATGTCCAGAAACCTCTCTCTAGCGTTCTATAAGGTATTGttggaaattaattataatctaAGATTATTTCTCACGTTCGGTCCATATTGTGATTTACTTGTATGACGCTGTTCAGACAAATTATCATGTGAATCGCATCGTGTTCGCAATTGTTATATTTCGATACCGTCAAACCAGGTCAAACCAGTTGAAAATTAATAGAGCTATCAGCCATATACTAGAATCAAATACAAATGTTCGTGAGTGCGCGACTCACCGTACATGTAATTGTAAAGTCATATGTGCATTATTCATTATTGAAATTTCATTGAACTCATATGGACTTAGACTCATTgtcacttaaaagctcaagctaatAAATTGTGGTTCTCAAGTTTCATATAAATTCACGGacattctttcatttttttcatgtgggattTTAATAATTCCCAAAATTGATCATAACCGCAATACTTATCATTTTTATAcaatattgaaataattaaacaagTCCTCTAGTGGATCTTGCAAGGTTTACGCGTCCTATGGAAGAAACTGTATAGTTAGACCATTTCTGCTTAGTCCTCGAAATTTACtgttgggggaaaaaaaatttgctgCAGACGTACACagtttataaaataatatgtcATGAGGATAATTTGGGAAGATCGGATTGGCAAATGTGACATCTTCAAAGTTCCTTCAGCATGTCCCACAAGTCAATCAGCAGGTCGACATAAATATTTGGCAATCTTGGTCACCATGTACTCAAGTAGATTACGTGTACTATTACTTTCTCATATAAGCTAGCCAATTAAACCATGTGATCATATGTTAAGAAACGACTCTGCATCACGTTGTCGGGAGTTTTGAAATCAACCAAGAAAGACATTAGATTATACGTCTTCCGCATGGATAAAGTGGACGAAAGTAGTTTTCTGTAGCTAAATTCAGACGCCTTCTGATTTAAATGTCACGAAATAGTGTCTCCACAGAAGTATTTGCTGTACTGATTGATCATTTCTTATGTTCTAATAGCTCGATCAACTAAGTGCGTATGAATTCAATCGATTAAGAGTATATTcagaaatataaatttttcgcCCAATTCAACGTTTTAGCTCTCATTCGAATAGCTATGCCATTTTAAGTGGCTTGTAAGTCATCTACATTAAACACTATTCAAGTTTCCTACAAGTTATGGCACGGCAACACCAGCAATATGTATACAGCTTTCTTttgtttacttttctattttttgctTCGCTCACCATTTGTTTGGAAGATGTCATTTATTTTGTTAGTAGATATTAGATGACAAATTAGTATAgcaatttatattttagagttgtaaaatttattttacatcAGAATCTATCGATTAGGATTATCTGTTAATTGttgattttcttatatatgttCTTATTTCTCTTGCAACATGTATAGTTTATATAGAGCTAATGTTGACCATAGTACTTTCTCGATTGCTTTAGTAAATACTTTCTATTCCTTGTGATTAATTCAGCATTCGGACTGCCACATACAAATTAATCTCTTTTCCAGCTTCCACGTTTGAAATTTTGTCAGTATGTAAACATAATTAAGCTGTATATAAATTGCTGGTGTTGCCGTGCCATAACTTGCCGGAAAACCATAAATTAGGTTAGAAAGATAATACTATGTccccattattattattattattattattattattaggttTCCTTTACTTTGCATCTTATGGATTAATTTGATCTTTATTCTTGCTCGACTAGAAGGGTTGAAGTTTTGGCTGTCATTTTAAGCTTGCAAGAGAGATCAAATCCTAACCAATGGTAGGTTAGAAAAACTTGGTTTTCGATAGTCTCCCACGATATAATACAGTCGATTAATGAGATATTTCCTTTGGCCAAGAAGTTGGAGATGATCTCTTTGTTAACTTGTTTCCTGTCCAATATATCACGGGTTGTTCATCtttttggtaaagtttggttAGAAAATGTAGAAGGCCGAGAAACGTTTCCCAGAGAGAATTTTTGACCAGAACTTATCTAATGGCAGCTTTCCCTCTCCAAATTGCAACTGCAGAAGAATTTCTAAGTTAGAGACAATAATCGGTTGGTGATAGCAACTTGCACAAATtaactaacttttaaaattttcataatatattggATTAGTTCTAATGTAATTCGTcgcttttaattaatttcctcTACAACAACCTCTTCTTTTAAAATGCTACGtactttataatatatatatatatatatatacacgtctTTGTACTTCGAGATGTGATGCACTTATTATTTCCTTATAGTTTGAATAGATAATCACCAATGAAAAAGGAGAGTAGTGCAATGACAAACGCTTTCTTATAATCTAGAGACAACTACAGTTCTCGTGGTGGGACTATCCGTGTCCGATTtcttatttctattttcttgtaCTAAATCATGGACCTCTCTTATGACTCCAAAAATCAAAAGGATAACTACCATATTTTTGCAAAATTACAATAAAGATATgtatcaaattttaaatttacgTCAAATATTGATGGAGTTGATAGGCCGCACATATGGGTACATGGTTGGGTCGGGTGGGAGAGCATTTTATTTTGGAAGATGAGATATAGCTCTCTAACCAACCATCTTAGTTTTGCAGAATTCGAAATGAATTAAAGTATTTCTATATTGGAGCATGAAATGATCTTGCTATAAcaagaaataaagaaagaggGCAACATTGAGGTAGGGGATTTACTGCAGTGGCACAAGTCACCGTTCGAAACTATAAAGTCTCAAGTTCAATTCTCGTCAGTGGGACTCCCGTATCCttttatttaactttactATTTCTATTCTTATAGTTTGACCATAAGTCTCATTtataacagaaaaaaaaagtgcaacaTCATAGAAGAATTTGAACTTGAACAGCTTGCAATTTCTTGAATATGTGAAGGGGGAGAGAAAAGCTTTACGAACTATAACTATatcttttacattatatcaatTATTGGTAGAGTTTGACACAATCACGTGACTATGTAATACCCATTGCAATTTCTTGAATATGTGGAGGGGAGAGAAAAGCTTTATGAACTATAACTATATCTTTTATATTGTATCAATTATTGGTAGAATTTGACACACTCATGTGACTATGTAATACTCACTGAATATTTTCTCACAATTTCTCTCCCGAAAATCACATGAGACAGAGTGTTTAGAAAACTACGTGGAAGGTGAAATTTTAAGATGGACTAATGGCTCGGACAAAAATAAATAGCTAATGACAATAGAAGATCACAAAAACTAAAGCAGTAGAAAAATGAAGTTTTTCCtataaaagtatatataattttgtatatGTGCTATtacaagtatatatatgtcataaaCCATAGGATGTATATAGAAAAAGTATTTTGCCATTTGGATCATTGCGTCCAAGGGATGGACTTGTTTATACTTGTATAATTCCAAGTGcttataatatttttgctAATTTTAAGTCTATAAAACTATTTAGAATCTTTTATtcaaaatcagattttaatgGTATTATTAGTAATGGTCAATAAACGGAGGACATATGTGGttttatcgaaaaaaaattaatttatcagtgtttctttttttgctactATCATCTAACTATAATAATAGACTTCTCGGAAGAGTGGTTCAGTACCTTAACgattatagaaagaaaataatatgatttaagtttaaaaaaatttgaactttcCAGGCTACCGAGTGGTAGGGGCAAGTGGGCAACGATGACACGCATCTTCGATATGTAAATGGGTGAATGACTTCGAAGGCCTAATTTATTGGGCCGCAGATGTAGGCCCATCAAGAAAGTTCGTGGACAGGTCCAAAGGCCCATTAAGTTCTTCGGGCAAAGGTCTGTGAAGGTTTTTGGTGGAGGGAAAATTTCTTCTCCGTCAAGTCATCCTTCCTTAATCCTTACGCGACGTCTGATCTGTTCATTCGCTTTTTCTTCCGATGTCTGCAGCCGCTCTACTCAGT
This region includes:
- the LOC116187079 gene encoding glycerol-3-phosphate acyltransferase 5-like → MHREESKMTTVVSEFEGTLLKDPDPFSYFMLVAFEASGIIRFALLLLMWPVIRVLEALGQGDAGLRLIIFVAVSGVRMSEIESVARAVLPKFYMDDVNMDAWKVFSSYGKRVVITKTPRIMVEWFVRDHLLADEVVGSELVVNRFGYATGFIKGEMSVISNQAAQVLSSEDQPIIVGLRRPEPGCCLPPCKETLYPPYTSKARLDRQDLRPLPVIFHDGRLVKRPMPFTALVILLWIPLGIILAFIRIFIGLILPMKVIPYVTPIFGGGMIVKGKPPAPPGSHGNSGVLFVCTHRTLMDPVVLSTALGRKVPAVTYSISRLSEILSPIPTVRLSRNREVDAQQIKRQLEKGDLAVCPEGTTCREPFLLRFSALFAELTDRIVPVAMNYRVGFFHATTARGWKGLDPIFFFMNPRPVYEVTFLNQLPTEATCSAGKSPYDVANYVQRILAATLGFECTNFTRKDKYRILAGNDGTASYASLSDQIKKVVSIFKPFIH